Proteins encoded in a region of the Marmota flaviventris isolate mMarFla1 chromosome 3, mMarFla1.hap1, whole genome shotgun sequence genome:
- the LOC114079318 gene encoding beta-defensin 103A-like isoform X2, whose amino-acid sequence MAYLFINVNPCTFQSSLSLLRSRSAMRILYLLGVLLLLFLMPVPGHSGIISAVQRYYCRIRGGRCAMLGCLPKEEQIGRCSLRGRKCCRKKK is encoded by the exons ATGGCTTACCTCTTTATAAACGTGAACCCGTGCACCTTTCAGTCCAGCCTCAGCCTGCTGCGAAGCCGGTCAGCCATGCGGATCCTGTACCTGCTGGGCGTGTTGCTCCTCTTGTTCCTGATGCCCGTTCCAG GTCACAGCGGGATCATCAGCGCAGTACAGAGGTACTATTGCAGAATACGGGGTGGCCGGTGCGCCATGCTGGGCTGCCTCCCCAAGGAGGAGCAGATAGGCCGCTGCTCTCTCCGGGGTCGGAAATGCTGCCGCAAAAAGAAATAG